From one Falco naumanni isolate bFalNau1 chromosome 22, bFalNau1.pat, whole genome shotgun sequence genomic stretch:
- the LOC121080193 gene encoding olfactory receptor 14C36-like, with protein sequence MSNSSSITQFLLLAFADTRELQLLHFWLFLGIYLAAALANGLIITAVVCDRHLHTPMYFFLLNLSLLDLGSISTIVPKAMANSLWDTRDISYAGCAAQAFLFLFFLSAEYFLLTVMAYDRFVAICQPLHYGTLLGSRACVHVAAAAWASGFLYAALHTANTLSLPLCHGNALGQFFCEIPQTLKLSCSHTYLREVGLIVAGACLGVGCFIFIVLSYVQIFRAVLRIPSEQGRHKAFSTCLPHLAVVSLFLSTAMVAYLKPPSISSQSLDFAVSVLYLLVPPAVNPAIYSMRNQELKGALKKLMQSGVSQRQ encoded by the coding sequence ATGtccaacagcagctccatcacccagttcctcctcctggcaTTTGCAGACACgcgggagctgcagctcttgcacttCTGGCTCTTCCTGGGCATCTACCTGGCTGCCGCCCTGGCCAACGGCCTCATCATCACCGCCGTAGTGTGCGACCGCCACCTGCACACCCCCAtgtacttcttcctcctcaaccTCTCCCTCCTCGACCTGGGCTCCATATCCACTATTGTCCCCAAAGCCATGGCCAACTCCCTCTGGGACACCAGGGACATCTCCTATGCGGGATGTGCTGCCCaagcctttctctttttatttttcctttcagcagagtATTTTCTCCTCACTGTCATGGCCTATGACCGTTTtgtggccatctgccagcccctgcactacgggaccctgctgggcagcagagcttgtgtccacgtggcagcagctgcctgggccagTGGGTTTCTCTATGCTGCACTGCACACGGCCAATACACTGTCACTGCCGCTCTGCCACGGCAATGCCCTGGGACAGTTCTTCTGTGAAATCCCACAGACCCTCAAGCTCTCCTGCTCACACACCTACCTCAGGGAAGTGGGGCTAATTGTGGCTGGTGCTTGTCTAGGTGTtggctgtttcattttcattgttctgtCCTACGTGCAGatcttcagggctgtgctgaggatcccctctgagcagggacggcacaaagccttttccacGTGCCTCCCTCACCTGGCCGTGgtctccctctttctcagcaCTGCCATGGTTGCCTACCTGAAAcccccctccatctcctcccaATCACTGGACTTTGCGGTCTCAGTCCTGTACTTGTTGGTGCCTCCAGCAGTGAACCCCGCCATCTACAGCATGAGGAACCAGGAGCTCAAGGGCGCACTGAAGAAGCTGATGCAGTCAGGTGTCTCTCAGCGGCAATGA